A section of the Verrucomicrobium sp. GAS474 genome encodes:
- a CDS encoding acetyl-CoA C-acetyltransferase has translation MHDIVIASAARTPIGRLGGALASLPAHRLGQAAIAEALRRAGVAPEEVSEVILGQVLTAGAGQNPARQAAVAAGIPFAATAMGVSQVCGSGLRAVALGFQALRLEEAEIVVAGGQESMSFAPHCAPLRAGVKLGDVPFVDTMIRDGLWDAFHHYHMGQTAENIAQQWKIGREEQDTFALASQRKATAAQAEGRFAAEITPVTVPGRKGETVVTQDEEIRPETTPEALTKLRPAFLKEGGTVTAGNASSLNDGAAALVLMRGDLAARRGISPLARIVSWATAGVDPAIMGIGPVEAVRRALARAGWKLDEVDLIEANEAFAVQSCAVGRELGWDPARVNVNGGAIALGHPIGASGARVLVTLLHEMERRNARRGLATLCIGGGMGIALCVERP, from the coding sequence ATGCACGACATCGTCATCGCCTCCGCCGCCCGCACCCCCATCGGCCGCCTCGGGGGCGCGCTCGCCTCCCTGCCCGCCCACCGCCTCGGCCAGGCCGCCATCGCCGAGGCGCTGCGCCGCGCCGGGGTCGCGCCGGAGGAAGTCTCCGAGGTGATCCTCGGCCAGGTCCTCACGGCCGGCGCGGGCCAGAACCCCGCCCGCCAGGCCGCCGTCGCCGCCGGCATCCCGTTCGCGGCAACGGCCATGGGCGTCAGCCAGGTCTGCGGCTCCGGCCTCCGCGCCGTCGCCCTCGGCTTCCAGGCCCTGCGGCTGGAGGAGGCCGAGATCGTCGTCGCGGGCGGCCAGGAAAGCATGAGTTTCGCCCCCCACTGCGCCCCCCTCCGCGCGGGCGTGAAGCTCGGCGACGTCCCCTTCGTCGACACCATGATCCGGGACGGCCTCTGGGACGCCTTCCACCACTACCACATGGGCCAGACGGCGGAAAACATCGCACAGCAATGGAAGATCGGACGCGAGGAACAGGACACCTTCGCCCTCGCCTCGCAGCGCAAAGCCACCGCAGCCCAGGCAGAAGGGCGCTTCGCCGCCGAGATCACTCCCGTCACTGTGCCGGGTCGAAAAGGAGAAACCGTCGTCACGCAAGATGAAGAGATTCGCCCCGAGACCACTCCCGAGGCCCTGACCAAACTCCGCCCCGCCTTCCTGAAAGAGGGAGGAACCGTCACGGCAGGCAACGCCAGCAGCCTCAACGACGGCGCGGCCGCCCTCGTCCTGATGCGGGGCGACCTCGCCGCCCGCCGGGGCATCTCCCCCCTCGCCCGGATCGTCTCCTGGGCCACGGCGGGGGTCGATCCGGCGATCATGGGGATCGGGCCCGTCGAGGCCGTCCGCCGGGCCCTGGCCCGGGCCGGATGGAAGCTCGACGAGGTCGACCTCATCGAGGCGAACGAGGCCTTCGCCGTCCAGAGCTGCGCCGTCGGGCGCGAGCTCGGCTGGGACCCCGCGCGGGTCAACGTCAACGGAGGGGCCATCGCCCTCGGCCATCCCATCGGGGCCTCGGGCGCGCGCGTCCTCGTCACCCTCCTCCACGAGATGGAGCGGAGGAACGCCCGGCGCGGCCTAGCGACCCTCTGCATCGGCGGCGGCATGGGCATCGCCCTCTGCGTCGAACGTCCCTGA
- a CDS encoding acetoacetate--CoA ligase: MSAPLTLWTPRPDTVARTNLTRYLAWLESRHGLRFADYAALWRWSTEQPDAFWTSIAAFFDVRFHQAAPCALAPGSETTMPGTPWFPGATLNYAEHALRQAGTGTGLDEALVFEEEGGRRETVTRAALRLRVARMAAALRRRGVRKGDCVAGYLGNTPETVVAFLAAASLGAIWSNCPAEMSSRGVLERLTQIAPRVLFASPGYRYGGKRHDRRAVVEEIAAGLPTLRHLVVLSDEAGAPPLQVPAHVAVGHWETALAAEAEAEPFFEPVPFDHPLWILYSSGTTGKPKAIVHGHGGILLEHLKALALHLDLRAGDRFFWYTTSGWMMWNFLVSGLLLPGVAIVLYDGSPKYPDFHALWELVERQGVSYFGASAPYFMACLKEGLEPGKKFALAPLRGIGSTGAPLPPEGFAWIYEHVKRDIVLGSASGGTDVCSAFILSNPHLPVVAGKLQCLALGAKIEAWTDERQSLFGKVGELVLTAPYPSMPVCFWGDADGSRLRGSYFEKFPGVWSHGDWIEIDAVGGPCVIHGRSDATLNRGGVRMGTAEFYSIVEDCEEVDEALAVDTGGLGRADLLLLFVVLRPGCELDDALRDRLNRRLRAEVSPRHVPDAIHRVAAIPHTLNGKKLEVPVKRILTGTPPDQAVNLGTVANPEALPFFIDFAATLSL; this comes from the coding sequence ATGTCCGCCCCCCTCACCCTCTGGACGCCCCGTCCCGACACCGTCGCCCGCACCAACCTGACCCGCTACCTCGCGTGGCTCGAGTCGAGGCACGGCCTCCGCTTCGCCGATTACGCCGCGCTGTGGCGATGGTCGACGGAGCAGCCCGACGCCTTCTGGACGTCGATCGCCGCCTTCTTCGACGTCCGCTTCCACCAAGCCGCCCCCTGCGCCCTCGCCCCCGGGAGCGAGACGACGATGCCCGGTACCCCGTGGTTCCCCGGCGCGACACTGAATTACGCCGAACACGCCCTGCGGCAGGCCGGGACCGGGACCGGATTGGACGAGGCCCTCGTCTTCGAGGAGGAGGGGGGACGGCGGGAGACCGTCACGCGCGCCGCGTTGCGCCTCCGGGTCGCCCGGATGGCGGCGGCCCTCCGCCGCCGGGGCGTGCGGAAGGGCGATTGCGTCGCGGGCTATCTGGGGAACACCCCCGAAACCGTCGTCGCCTTCCTCGCCGCGGCGAGCCTCGGGGCCATCTGGTCGAACTGCCCGGCGGAGATGAGCAGCCGGGGCGTCCTGGAACGGCTGACGCAGATCGCGCCGCGCGTCCTCTTCGCCTCGCCCGGCTACCGCTACGGCGGGAAACGGCACGACCGGCGTGCCGTGGTCGAGGAGATCGCCGCCGGCCTGCCGACGCTCCGCCATCTCGTCGTCCTCTCCGACGAGGCCGGAGCGCCGCCGCTCCAAGTCCCCGCCCATGTCGCCGTCGGGCATTGGGAAACGGCGCTGGCCGCCGAGGCGGAGGCCGAGCCGTTCTTCGAGCCCGTGCCGTTCGATCACCCGCTCTGGATCCTCTACTCCTCGGGGACCACGGGGAAGCCGAAGGCGATCGTCCACGGCCACGGCGGCATCCTCCTCGAACACCTGAAGGCCCTCGCCCTCCACCTCGACCTCCGCGCCGGGGACCGCTTCTTCTGGTACACCACCTCGGGCTGGATGATGTGGAACTTCCTCGTCTCCGGCCTCCTCCTTCCCGGCGTCGCGATCGTCCTCTACGACGGGAGCCCGAAGTATCCCGACTTCCACGCGCTCTGGGAACTCGTCGAGCGGCAGGGCGTCAGTTATTTCGGGGCCAGCGCCCCCTACTTCATGGCCTGCCTGAAGGAGGGCCTGGAGCCGGGCAAGAAGTTCGCCCTCGCCCCGTTGCGGGGAATCGGCTCGACCGGGGCGCCGTTGCCCCCGGAGGGCTTCGCCTGGATCTACGAGCACGTGAAGCGGGACATCGTCCTCGGCTCGGCCAGCGGCGGGACCGATGTCTGCTCCGCCTTCATCCTCTCGAACCCCCATCTCCCCGTCGTCGCCGGGAAGCTCCAATGCCTCGCCCTCGGGGCGAAGATCGAGGCGTGGACCGACGAGCGCCAATCCCTCTTCGGGAAGGTCGGCGAGCTGGTCCTCACCGCCCCCTATCCTTCCATGCCCGTCTGCTTCTGGGGCGACGCCGATGGGAGCCGCCTGCGCGGCAGCTACTTCGAGAAATTCCCCGGCGTCTGGAGCCACGGGGACTGGATCGAGATCGACGCCGTCGGCGGCCCCTGCGTCATCCACGGCCGCTCCGACGCCACGCTGAACCGCGGGGGCGTCCGCATGGGGACCGCCGAGTTCTATTCCATCGTCGAGGATTGCGAGGAGGTCGACGAGGCGCTCGCCGTCGACACGGGCGGCCTCGGCCGGGCCGACCTCCTCCTCCTCTTCGTCGTCCTCCGCCCCGGATGCGAGCTCGACGACGCGCTCCGCGACCGCCTCAACCGGCGCCTCCGCGCCGAGGTCTCCCCCCGGCACGTCCCCGACGCCATCCACCGCGTCGCGGCGATCCCCCACACCCTCAACGGCAAGAAACTCGAGGTCCCCGTGAAGCGGATCCTCACCGGGACGCCCCCAGACCAGGCCGTCAATCTCGGCACCGTGGCGAATCCCGAGGCCCTCCCGTTCTTCATCGATTTCGCCGCCACCCTCTCGCTCTAA
- a CDS encoding 3-hydroxybutyrate dehydrogenase, with product MERPLIGKTALVTGSTSGLGRTLAEALAAAGSHVILTGFGEASEIEALRAGLETAHGVRARYIAADLTAPADIVRLMAEAGAIDILVNNAGMQFVSPLESFPGEKWDAILALNLSAAFHTTKAALPAMRARKWGRIVNIASAHGLVASPFKAAYVASKHGLVGLTKTTALETARDGVTCNALCPGFIHTAIVEGQIEEQSRATGIPRERVVEEIILAKHATKEFVRADQVAAFVLFLCSEAGASTTGSALPIDGGWTAA from the coding sequence ATGGAACGCCCCCTGATCGGCAAGACCGCGCTGGTGACCGGATCGACCAGCGGCCTGGGCCGCACCCTCGCCGAGGCCCTCGCGGCGGCGGGCTCCCACGTCATCCTCACCGGCTTCGGCGAGGCCTCCGAAATCGAGGCGCTGCGGGCCGGACTCGAAACAGCGCACGGCGTCCGCGCCCGCTATATCGCCGCCGACCTCACCGCCCCCGCCGACATCGTCCGCCTCATGGCCGAAGCGGGAGCGATCGACATCCTCGTCAACAACGCGGGCATGCAGTTCGTCTCCCCCCTTGAATCGTTCCCCGGGGAGAAATGGGACGCCATCCTCGCCCTCAACCTCTCCGCCGCCTTCCACACGACCAAGGCCGCCCTCCCCGCCATGCGCGCCCGGAAGTGGGGCCGGATCGTCAACATCGCCTCGGCCCACGGCCTCGTCGCCTCCCCGTTCAAGGCGGCCTACGTCGCCTCGAAGCACGGCCTCGTCGGCCTGACGAAGACGACCGCCCTCGAGACCGCCCGCGACGGCGTCACCTGCAACGCCCTCTGCCCCGGCTTCATCCACACCGCCATCGTCGAGGGACAGATCGAGGAACAGTCCCGGGCCACCGGGATCCCGCGGGAACGGGTCGTCGAGGAGATCATCCTCGCGAAGCACGCGACGAAGGAATTCGTCCGGGCCGACCAGGTCGCCGCCTTCGTCCTCTTCCTCTGCTCCGAGGCCGGGGCCTCGACCACCGGCTCCGCCCTCCCGATCGACGGCGGCTGGACGGCGGCCTGA